Proteins from a single region of Companilactobacillus farciminis KCTC 3681 = DSM 20184:
- a CDS encoding phage tail spike protein: MIRLFPEDATEEQFKTNGIAVLDSGIKDNSVEWTKNGMYSFDFDYFSEEKYSGIIKGDMIVVAPTPLGEQPFRIHKVTKQIGFLKVECYHLFYDLASNLIEDSNFVNSTGTALMDRFNAAFQYPTSFRFTSDIDKVANCRMVRMNPVQALLDTSKDNTFLNRWGGVISRDGYDVKMLKSMGEDRGFKITHGKNLTGYTYQIDWEPMATRIMPIGFDGLMLPEKYVDSPLIDKYKNIKIKTVNYQDVKAKNSNSQFNQEGAIPVDQAYEKLRSLAKEEYSKNEADKPSINIKVQFKNLGDTKEYSQFKKLVDVKPLDIVHIKVSDFDIKDSIIGYKYDALAREYIEVELGTIARTGISDKTVSTESKVTNVETKVDETNTNLNETNVNLTETNKNVVEIQNDIGDLESTAKQAQERIDKVKQDVANTQSDMTKVMNNGGNNKIEWSPNLMNATQMKIHTSYGYWLLDDAGAGFHSNNGTVMNGLSADGRIYADSITGNTLTGTTINGGNINGGIINGAQFVAGSIKTKSHAQFLNSAGQVSTSVASYGISTPALTVDGNIDRAIHANIQYLHVSGNISGNGSGLYLQGPVYVDGKRIGV; encoded by the coding sequence ATGATTAGACTATTTCCCGAAGATGCCACAGAAGAACAATTCAAAACCAACGGTATTGCTGTCTTAGATAGTGGCATTAAAGACAATTCTGTAGAGTGGACTAAAAATGGTATGTACAGTTTTGATTTTGATTATTTCAGTGAAGAGAAGTATAGCGGAATAATCAAAGGCGATATGATCGTGGTCGCTCCCACACCACTAGGTGAGCAACCTTTTCGAATCCATAAAGTTACCAAACAAATCGGGTTCTTAAAAGTCGAGTGTTATCACTTATTTTATGATCTAGCATCTAATTTGATTGAAGATTCTAACTTCGTTAATTCAACTGGAACCGCATTGATGGATAGATTCAATGCGGCTTTTCAATATCCAACTAGTTTTAGGTTTACATCCGATATTGATAAAGTTGCAAATTGCCGAATGGTCAGAATGAATCCAGTCCAGGCATTACTTGATACATCTAAAGATAATACATTCCTAAATCGCTGGGGTGGCGTTATCTCACGTGATGGCTATGACGTGAAGATGCTCAAGTCAATGGGTGAGGATAGAGGTTTTAAAATTACTCACGGCAAAAATCTAACAGGATATACGTATCAAATTGACTGGGAGCCGATGGCAACAAGAATCATGCCGATTGGATTTGATGGCTTGATGCTACCTGAAAAGTATGTGGACAGTCCATTAATCGACAAATACAAAAATATCAAAATCAAAACGGTTAACTATCAAGACGTTAAGGCTAAAAATTCCAACTCCCAATTTAATCAAGAGGGTGCCATTCCTGTTGATCAAGCTTATGAGAAATTAAGAAGTTTGGCCAAAGAAGAATACAGCAAGAACGAAGCTGATAAGCCTAGTATCAATATTAAAGTTCAATTTAAGAACTTGGGAGATACCAAGGAATACAGCCAGTTCAAGAAACTGGTTGATGTTAAACCGCTTGATATTGTCCACATCAAAGTGAGTGATTTCGATATTAAAGACAGCATTATCGGTTACAAGTACGATGCTTTAGCTAGAGAATACATAGAAGTAGAGCTAGGCACGATTGCAAGAACTGGTATCTCTGATAAAACCGTTAGCACCGAAAGCAAAGTAACTAACGTTGAAACCAAAGTCGATGAAACCAACACAAACCTGAATGAAACGAACGTCAATTTAACCGAGACAAATAAAAATGTAGTTGAAATTCAAAATGATATTGGTGATCTAGAAAGCACAGCTAAACAAGCTCAGGAACGCATTGACAAAGTTAAACAAGACGTTGCTAACACTCAATCAGACATGACCAAAGTCATGAATAACGGCGGGAACAACAAAATCGAGTGGTCACCAAATTTAATGAATGCCACTCAAATGAAAATTCATACTTCCTACGGATACTGGCTTTTGGATGATGCCGGCGCTGGCTTTCACTCAAATAACGGCACGGTTATGAACGGTTTAAGTGCTGATGGTCGAATTTATGCTGACTCAATTACTGGTAATACTTTGACAGGTACTACCATCAATGGTGGAAACATTAATGGTGGAATTATTAATGGAGCCCAATTCGTAGCCGGATCAATTAAAACCAAGTCACATGCTCAATTTCTTAACTCGGCTGGACAGGTTTCTACTTCAGTCGCTAGTTATGGCATTTCAACACCGGCCCTCACTGTTGACGGCAATATCGACAGGGCAATTCATGCTAACATTCAATATCTACACGTTAGTGGGAACATTTCAGGAAATGGAAGTGGATTATACTTACAAGGACCAGTGTATGTAGATGGAAAGAGAATAGGTGTCTAA
- a CDS encoding phage tail domain-containing protein — translation MTLHMVIDGVYDSDMLLAVEDRPALSNPNYEFESDYVDGRNGSLSRLKYIKDVTQKVKFNMLEDFNVKEKLRHIKSWLFNCKKIRFDDNIVYRKVKYVEIGDIDNEIAEYGSFEVSFVCDPFEYHVGNDEVTVAKDGIIFNRGTIYSLPKLEIMGSGEGVVTINDQAIELNLTVEHAYIDSEIQEIYKDDTNLGLSMVGDFPRLIPGQNDIEISGDFDTVKFNVRERYL, via the coding sequence ATGACACTACACATGGTAATTGATGGAGTCTACGATTCGGACATGCTGCTAGCTGTCGAAGACCGACCAGCTCTATCAAATCCAAATTATGAGTTTGAATCCGATTATGTAGATGGTAGGAACGGAAGTTTAAGCCGATTGAAATATATCAAGGATGTAACTCAAAAAGTAAAATTCAATATGTTGGAAGATTTCAACGTAAAAGAAAAGCTACGACACATAAAATCGTGGCTTTTTAACTGTAAAAAAATAAGATTCGATGACAATATCGTTTATCGCAAAGTTAAGTATGTCGAGATTGGAGATATCGATAATGAGATCGCCGAGTATGGATCGTTCGAAGTCTCATTCGTGTGCGACCCATTCGAATATCATGTCGGTAATGATGAGGTAACCGTCGCCAAAGATGGAATTATTTTCAATCGCGGAACTATCTACTCGCTCCCAAAACTTGAAATTATGGGGAGCGGTGAGGGAGTCGTTACGATTAATGACCAAGCTATTGAACTGAACTTGACCGTAGAACACGCCTATATAGACTCTGAAATTCAAGAGATTTATAAGGATGATACGAATCTAGGTTTATCAATGGTTGGCGATTTTCCTCGCTTAATACCTGGTCAAAACGACATCGAAATTAGTGGCGACTTCGATACTGTGAAATTTAACGTAAGGGAGAGATATCTATGA
- a CDS encoding phage portal protein: MGFLDIFKSNEPVRVTESEQAKELRKKQYQLFENYIQSSTTNTAFKLYAIQLCINRISNALTKCDFQTLKKGERFQGDTWYQLNVEPNQNQNAADFWNKVIYQMVMNEDGALIIQSRVTGELLVADDFIIHEFAFKPNVYSNIMISNYSMNTSFIESEVLHLKLNNSKVKSLFDGIFEQYGSLLNGAIKNYNRSNAIKYALNIDSTFDQLKSRPVVDENGNQVTDESGIPLTEYDTVIDDLFGERLKGVFSDKDSVTPLESGLTLNDLNATGNSKSSGSAANKTTRDISAMVSDIVDMSADAFMIPRGLLKGDTADIDGMTDNFISFCINPIAEQIEDEINRKMFGKNNVIKHTYCKIRTDKIRNYDLTKIANSAELISRIGVWSINDILDFMDYEPIDEDWADKHVISKNYSLVEDQDDDNLKGGENDNGDGENEEN, from the coding sequence TTGGGATTTCTTGATATTTTTAAAAGTAACGAACCGGTAAGAGTCACAGAATCAGAACAAGCTAAAGAATTAAGAAAAAAGCAGTATCAGTTGTTTGAGAATTACATCCAGTCCTCAACTACTAATACTGCTTTTAAACTATATGCGATTCAGTTATGTATCAATCGAATTTCTAATGCCTTAACTAAATGCGATTTTCAAACATTAAAAAAGGGCGAGAGATTTCAGGGTGACACTTGGTACCAATTAAACGTTGAACCTAATCAAAATCAGAACGCTGCTGATTTCTGGAACAAGGTTATCTATCAAATGGTCATGAATGAAGACGGAGCTTTAATAATTCAATCAAGAGTTACAGGCGAGTTACTAGTTGCTGATGATTTTATTATTCACGAATTTGCTTTTAAGCCGAACGTGTATTCAAACATTATGATTAGTAATTACTCAATGAATACCAGTTTTATTGAAAGCGAAGTGCTTCATTTAAAACTCAATAATTCAAAGGTTAAGTCTTTATTTGATGGAATATTCGAACAGTATGGATCGCTGTTGAACGGTGCAATTAAAAACTACAACCGTAGCAATGCTATTAAATACGCACTGAATATCGATTCAACATTCGACCAATTAAAGTCACGTCCAGTTGTTGACGAAAATGGTAATCAAGTGACTGATGAGAGCGGTATCCCATTAACTGAATACGATACAGTCATTGATGACTTATTCGGAGAAAGATTGAAGGGCGTGTTTAGTGATAAAGATTCAGTCACTCCACTCGAATCTGGATTAACTTTGAATGATTTGAACGCTACCGGTAATAGTAAGTCATCCGGGAGTGCTGCTAATAAGACTACTAGAGATATTTCAGCAATGGTCAGCGATATCGTGGATATGTCAGCAGATGCTTTCATGATTCCACGTGGATTATTAAAAGGCGATACAGCCGATATTGACGGTATGACCGATAACTTTATTTCATTTTGTATCAATCCAATTGCTGAACAAATTGAAGACGAAATTAATCGCAAAATGTTTGGTAAGAACAATGTTATTAAACATACATATTGCAAGATCAGAACCGATAAGATTCGAAACTACGATCTAACTAAGATTGCTAATTCAGCTGAGTTAATCAGTCGTATTGGTGTCTGGTCAATCAATGATATTTTGGACTTTATGGATTATGAACCAATCGATGAGGACTGGGCAGACAAACACGTGATCAGTAAGAATTATAGTCTGGTAGAAGACCAGGACGATGATAATTTGAAGGGTGGTGAGAATGACAATGGAGATGGAGAAAATGAAGAAAATTAA
- a CDS encoding phage major capsid protein — translation MKNLDLDNEKLKDSRVAMFNALRDGDEKAQEEAFGNFAQSLQDTISADAFKQVKEMNTEMNDEKVLEARGIRRPMTSSERKFFADAAKKQSFENLDEVLPETVIEDVLSRITEEHPLLAAIDTQPVTALMKLIYADPTKKTAFWGKVPDDIKQIVEDGFKPLSLESSKLSGFMAVPKGFFKLGPSYLAQYVITFLEETMSATLETAVVSGDGNLQPIGMTKKLSGSTDGVYPDKPAIKLNDLKPLSLAGIHAALTKAKTANGPISAIVNPMSYWAKLFPQLAVNDADNNWHLIALPTGDTIIQSYAVPEDKIVFGFTKNYILGVSGAVELKEYDQTLAIEDMDLYIAKFFGMGVAKNQNAFFVADISGMEGATIPELEGAPDVKRAGKIGDVSEESK, via the coding sequence ATGAAAAATTTAGATTTAGATAATGAAAAACTAAAAGACTCACGAGTGGCTATGTTTAATGCCTTGCGTGATGGAGACGAAAAGGCTCAAGAAGAGGCATTTGGTAACTTTGCTCAATCACTCCAAGACACAATCAGTGCTGACGCATTCAAGCAAGTTAAAGAAATGAATACTGAAATGAATGATGAAAAGGTACTTGAAGCTCGTGGAATTCGTAGACCGATGACGTCATCCGAAAGAAAGTTCTTTGCTGACGCAGCTAAGAAACAATCATTCGAAAACTTAGATGAAGTCCTACCCGAAACAGTCATTGAAGATGTTCTATCACGTATTACAGAAGAACACCCACTGCTTGCCGCTATTGATACTCAACCGGTTACAGCTTTGATGAAACTTATCTACGCTGATCCAACTAAGAAGACTGCCTTCTGGGGTAAGGTTCCAGACGATATCAAACAAATCGTCGAAGATGGTTTCAAGCCATTGTCATTAGAATCAAGCAAACTATCTGGATTCATGGCAGTTCCAAAAGGTTTCTTTAAATTAGGCCCATCATATTTGGCACAATATGTAATCACATTCTTAGAAGAAACAATGAGCGCAACACTTGAAACTGCTGTTGTTTCTGGTGATGGTAACTTGCAACCAATCGGTATGACTAAGAAACTTTCTGGTTCTACTGATGGTGTATATCCTGACAAACCAGCTATTAAATTGAATGATTTGAAACCATTGTCATTAGCTGGAATCCACGCAGCTTTGACTAAAGCTAAGACTGCTAATGGTCCAATCAGTGCCATCGTTAACCCTATGTCCTACTGGGCTAAGTTGTTCCCACAACTAGCTGTTAACGACGCTGACAACAACTGGCACTTAATTGCATTGCCAACTGGCGATACTATCATCCAATCTTATGCCGTGCCAGAAGACAAAATCGTGTTTGGTTTCACTAAAAACTACATTCTAGGTGTCTCTGGTGCTGTGGAACTTAAGGAATACGATCAAACACTAGCAATCGAAGACATGGACTTATACATTGCTAAATTCTTCGGTATGGGTGTTGCTAAGAATCAAAACGCATTCTTCGTGGCTGACATCTCTGGTATGGAAGGTGCAACTATTCCTGAACTTGAAGGCGCTCCTGACGTTAAGAGAGCCGGCAAGATTGGCGATGTGAGTGAAGAGTCAAAATAG
- a CDS encoding head maturation protease, ClpP-related, giving the protein MKKIKTVFNVVDATDDKPARMNLYGFIGSSASFWDNDAQDITTKGVTKSLDEIEGDTLDVHINSTGGDAFEGIGIYNALKQSDKTINVYIDALAASAASVIAMAGDTIFMPKNAQMMVHHAATFEYGNVQDFEQVIKMLNKMDNSLIASYESRFKGTSQELTDLLDAETFLNADEAVAFGFADKILDYSDDKDEDKEQDNIKSSLFAKYGDNKIVANANNPEPVKEPINKSTNLADRLANLIAKEGN; this is encoded by the coding sequence ATGAAGAAAATTAAAACAGTATTTAATGTAGTTGATGCTACCGATGATAAGCCAGCCAGAATGAATTTATATGGATTTATTGGTTCATCTGCTTCGTTTTGGGATAATGATGCTCAAGACATTACTACTAAAGGTGTTACCAAATCGCTAGACGAAATTGAAGGCGACACGTTAGATGTCCACATCAATTCAACTGGTGGAGATGCCTTTGAAGGTATTGGGATTTACAACGCTTTAAAACAATCGGATAAAACAATCAATGTTTATATTGATGCGTTAGCTGCAAGTGCCGCATCTGTCATTGCTATGGCAGGCGACACTATTTTTATGCCAAAAAATGCACAAATGATGGTTCATCATGCTGCAACATTTGAGTACGGAAACGTTCAAGACTTTGAACAAGTCATCAAAATGCTTAATAAGATGGATAATTCTTTGATTGCATCTTATGAAAGCCGATTTAAAGGAACTAGCCAAGAGCTTACTGACTTGCTAGACGCTGAAACATTCTTAAATGCTGACGAGGCAGTAGCATTCGGGTTTGCGGACAAGATTCTTGATTACTCTGACGATAAAGACGAGGACAAGGAACAAGATAATATCAAATCCTCATTATTCGCTAAATACGGAGATAACAAGATTGTTGCTAATGCTAACAACCCCGAACCGGTTAAAGAACCAATCAATAAATCAACAAACTTAGCTGATAGATTAGCTAATTTAATTGCGAAAGAAGGAAATTAA
- a CDS encoding phage tail tape measure protein, whose protein sequence is MTSLNKEFALQKEQMRNTSSESEKLNASLTKLNSQYELAKSKTQITAEALENVKRVTGENSEETRIWTNKLLTAEKQEESLKNRIQSTNAKLKEAKTAESEAAQASQKRQAALKSLASEQKTLESSSRNLTKEYQLEVAQLGNNAKASDKARLAKQYYAKQEKATAEQVKNLEKQLSLAKKEYGENSQEVEELNGKLLDAKKANQEFANSYADSTNKMKNFGNAMTSAGNKLKSVGRGMTVGVTAPIVAGVAASVKAASDFDSAFTGVKKTVDEVKDSNGKVKVSYKDLENGIRSMAKTIPATTTEISHVAEAAGQLGIKTPNVLSFTRTMIDMGQATNMSSEDAATALAKLANITGMPQKNFDRLGSAIVNLGNNMATTESDIVDMSLRLAGTGHQVGLTESQITGLAAAMSSVGIQAEAGGGAMSRVMQKINTSVASGGDSLDKFAKVSGMSSSEFKKHWKDDASGAIVKFVKGLGKAKASGKDVTSMLKDMGINSTQEIDTMLRLSGAGDTLSKALKISGDGWKENSALTQEAEKRYSTFNSKLKIVKNKVSDLGIEFGGPLMDALSDVLDALQPVFKVLENAAKAFSNASPETQKFVVALLAIAAAIGPVISVVGTLLSVLGSIATVIGTAAVAPVALVAAIVAAVTVIVTFVVTHWQEIQTMTASVWNSIVTTLSNVWNSIVQGASSIFSSLGAFFSSIWQSISTTVSSVWTGIVTFLTTLWTNVVTVASTIWGTLSSVFTVIFMTIQSVIQGVWTFISSWLQWTWQAIVALTAPIWQPIAAFFSNLWQTISTVVQSVWQSISSFLSSLWNYITSIARSVFTALSNFFSTTWNAIKSVTSSVWNAIKSVITNVWNGIKSAVTSALNAVKSAVTNGWNAVKSATSSALNAVKSVVSNIWNGIKSTISNVVNSVKSVVSSGWNAVKSVTSSVWSGIKSAMVAPIQAAKSTISGIVNAIKGFFSGMHLRIPNISLPPLPHFHLSGKFSLKPPSVPHLSVTWNAIGGIMKAPTIFGMNGGNLQGGGEAGPEAILPLNFKNLSVIGNQIAQATDEKAKQSVVQNIQMTFNNTVRNDSDIDKIFERADDWIGQRGNKSSFGVRGY, encoded by the coding sequence ATGACTTCTTTAAATAAAGAATTTGCATTGCAAAAGGAACAGATGAGAAACACCTCATCTGAATCTGAGAAGTTAAATGCCAGTTTGACCAAGTTAAATAGTCAATACGAACTTGCAAAGAGTAAGACACAGATTACAGCTGAGGCGTTAGAAAACGTTAAGCGTGTAACCGGAGAGAATTCAGAAGAAACTCGTATTTGGACTAACAAACTTTTAACTGCTGAGAAACAAGAAGAATCGCTAAAAAATCGTATTCAATCAACTAATGCCAAGTTGAAAGAAGCTAAAACAGCGGAAAGCGAAGCGGCTCAAGCATCTCAAAAAAGACAAGCTGCTTTAAAGTCCCTGGCATCCGAACAGAAAACGCTTGAATCCTCATCCAGGAATTTAACTAAGGAATACCAGTTAGAAGTTGCTCAGCTTGGCAATAACGCCAAAGCTAGTGATAAAGCAAGGCTGGCTAAGCAATATTATGCCAAACAAGAAAAGGCAACTGCTGAGCAGGTCAAGAACTTAGAGAAACAACTCTCTCTCGCTAAGAAGGAATACGGCGAGAATTCTCAAGAAGTTGAAGAGTTAAACGGGAAGTTGCTTGATGCTAAGAAAGCTAATCAGGAATTTGCTAATTCTTATGCCGACTCTACTAACAAAATGAAGAACTTCGGTAATGCTATGACTAGTGCAGGTAACAAATTGAAGTCTGTCGGTCGTGGTATGACTGTTGGTGTCACTGCTCCAATCGTAGCTGGTGTTGCCGCATCAGTTAAAGCAGCTAGTGACTTCGATAGTGCATTTACTGGTGTTAAGAAAACTGTTGATGAGGTCAAAGATTCAAACGGCAAAGTCAAAGTTTCATATAAGGATTTGGAAAACGGCATTCGGAGCATGGCTAAGACTATCCCGGCCACTACTACCGAGATTTCTCACGTTGCGGAAGCTGCTGGGCAATTAGGAATTAAAACACCTAACGTCTTAAGCTTTACTAGAACCATGATTGACATGGGACAAGCAACTAACATGTCATCAGAAGATGCTGCTACCGCACTAGCTAAGTTGGCTAATATCACCGGTATGCCACAAAAGAACTTCGATCGTTTAGGTTCGGCAATCGTTAACCTTGGTAATAATATGGCGACTACTGAGTCAGACATCGTGGATATGTCACTTCGTTTAGCTGGTACTGGTCATCAAGTTGGTTTGACTGAATCACAAATCACAGGACTAGCCGCTGCTATGTCATCTGTAGGTATTCAAGCAGAGGCTGGTGGTGGTGCCATGTCTCGTGTCATGCAAAAGATTAATACGTCTGTTGCTAGTGGTGGCGATTCACTAGACAAGTTCGCCAAAGTTTCTGGCATGTCCTCATCCGAATTCAAGAAACATTGGAAAGATGACGCATCGGGTGCCATCGTCAAGTTCGTTAAAGGACTTGGAAAAGCAAAAGCAAGTGGCAAAGATGTCACTTCTATGCTTAAGGATATGGGTATCAATTCCACGCAAGAAATTGATACTATGCTACGTCTTTCAGGTGCCGGAGATACATTATCAAAAGCACTTAAGATATCTGGTGATGGCTGGAAAGAGAATTCAGCTTTAACGCAAGAAGCTGAAAAGAGATACTCAACTTTCAACTCAAAATTAAAGATTGTTAAAAATAAGGTTTCTGATTTAGGTATTGAATTCGGTGGTCCTTTGATGGACGCACTAAGTGATGTGCTTGATGCCTTGCAACCGGTATTTAAAGTTCTTGAAAATGCAGCTAAAGCATTTAGTAATGCTAGTCCAGAGACTCAAAAGTTCGTAGTTGCATTACTTGCGATTGCGGCGGCAATTGGACCAGTCATATCAGTGGTTGGTACGTTGCTATCAGTGCTTGGATCAATAGCGACTGTTATTGGAACGGCGGCAGTTGCACCTGTCGCATTAGTAGCCGCTATTGTTGCAGCAGTCACAGTGATAGTCACATTTGTAGTCACGCACTGGCAAGAAATTCAAACAATGACGGCTTCGGTCTGGAATTCGATTGTTACAACATTGTCCAATGTGTGGAACTCAATAGTTCAAGGTGCATCTAGTATATTTTCCAGCTTAGGTGCGTTTTTTAGTTCGATTTGGCAAAGTATTTCTACCACCGTTTCGAGCGTGTGGACGGGAATAGTCACATTCTTAACGACGTTGTGGACGAACGTGGTTACTGTTGCATCAACAATCTGGGGAACTTTATCCAGCGTATTTACTGTGATTTTTATGACTATCCAGTCAGTTATCCAAGGCGTGTGGACGTTTATAAGTTCTTGGCTCCAATGGACATGGCAAGCCATAGTTGCACTAACAGCTCCAATCTGGCAACCTATAGCCGCATTCTTTAGTAATTTATGGCAAACAATCTCCACAGTTGTACAATCGGTATGGCAATCTATAAGCTCATTCTTGTCGAGTTTATGGAATTATATAACTTCAATTGCTAGATCAGTTTTTACCGCTTTATCTAACTTCTTTAGCACAACTTGGAATGCCATTAAGTCAGTTACAAGCTCAGTTTGGAATGCTATTAAATCTGTTATCACGAATGTATGGAACGGAATTAAATCGGCTGTAACTTCGGCGCTAAATGCTGTTAAATCAGCGGTTACTAACGGGTGGAATGCTGTAAAGTCTGCTACATCAAGCGCTCTAAACGCTGTGAAATCTGTTGTATCTAACATTTGGAATGGAATTAAATCAACAATTTCAAACGTTGTCAATTCGGTAAAATCAGTAGTTTCAAGTGGTTGGAACGCTGTTAAATCTGTAACATCCAGCGTTTGGAGTGGAATTAAGTCAGCAATGGTAGCACCAATCCAAGCCGCTAAATCGACTATTTCTGGAATTGTTAACGCAATAAAAGGATTTTTCTCGGGAATGCACCTTAGAATTCCTAATATTAGCTTGCCACCATTGCCACATTTTCATTTATCTGGAAAGTTTAGCTTGAAACCACCATCAGTACCACACTTGTCTGTAACTTGGAATGCTATTGGTGGAATCATGAAGGCACCAACCATTTTTGGAATGAACGGCGGTAATTTACAAGGCGGTGGCGAAGCTGGTCCGGAAGCAATTTTGCCATTGAACTTTAAGAACTTATCAGTAATTGGTAATCAAATTGCACAAGCGACTGATGAGAAGGCTAAACAATCAGTAGTCCAAAACATTCAAATGACTTTCAATAACACTGTTAGAAATGATAGCGATATTGATAAGATTTTCGAACGTGCTGACGATTGGATTGGTCAAAGAGGTAACAAATCTAGTTTTGGAGTTAGGGGGTATTAG